TCAATGAAAAGTGTTATGCTTTTGACATAGAACCAAAAAATAATAATTTCATAAAAAAAGCAGATTTTTTAAAATTGAAAATAAATAAATATATTACAAACAAGAATAATAACTTAGTAATTACAAATCCTCCTTTTGGTAAAAGAGGTAATTTAGCGATTGAATTTATTAATAAATCTCTTGAATTTGCTGATATCGTGTGTATGATACTTCCTAATACTTTTAATAGATATTTGGTTCAAAAAAGAATTAAAGAAAGTGCAAAATTAATATATAGTGAATACTTACCTGAAAACTCATTTATTGTAAAAGATAGGGAATATTCAGTTAAATGTTCATTCCAAATTTGGACAAATAAAAACGTACAAACTTGATTGAGTGATAAGAGATTAAGAAATAATAATGTCCAAAAAATAAAAGGATTAGAACTTTTTATACACAACAATACAAAAGAAACCCTTAAATATTTTGATAAAGAATTTTATAATTGAAATTTCGCTATAGTTAGGCAGGGATACTATGACTATTCTAAAAAAATAACAAATCCTGATGAACTAAAAAGAAATAGACAATATATATTTATAAAAACTGAAAACCCTTATTTATTAAAATTAATTGAAGAAATAGATTTCGAAGCCTTAGCTAGTAAGAATACTGTTGTTAAAGGTTTTTCTAATACTGATCTAATTGGTGAAATTTATAAATTACATATAAACAAAATTTTGAAATTTTAAATTTCATTCTTTATTAATTAATGAATATTGAATAATGATACAAAATTGAAATCACGAAGAAGAAATTTTGTATCAGGTACTGTAGGATATTTTGTGTAAATTCTCTTTTGCTAACAAAGAATGTTAGAGATTTGAGAATAACAAACACAAATCTAAGTAAATTATAACAAAAACAAACATACTCTATAATTAAATACAGGGCAAACCCTGATTTATTGAGTATGTTTGTTTTTTTATTCTTCTTCAAATGCAATTTTTAACTGATTTAAAATTTGACCTCAATTTTAAATTAACAAAATCAAAGTAAAATAACACCTAGTTTGGTGTTATTTTACTTTACCCTTTGTTTATTCATAAACTTCGGTAGTTTTATACCTAGTTTTCAACCCCATTTTCTAGCAACTAGTTTTGCAACAAATACTAGTGATGTTAAAGCACCTAGTATACCTAAACCTAAAAAACTATAACCAACAATTTTCGGTTGTGGCAGCCCTTAGGAGCTGTCTTTTTTATTGTCTAACAAGAAATTTATTAGAAATTATGGTACAATAAAACAGAATAAAAACTTCATGTTTATGAATGGGGAAAATTTATGAAAGCAAACTATAACGGACTATGAAAACTTCTTATTGATAAAAATATGAAAAAAGCTGATTTGATTAGAGAAGCAAAACTTGCACCAGCTACTGTTGCGAAAATGAGCAAAGGTGAATTTGTTAGTATGGAAGTTTTATATAAAATTACAAAAGTTTTAGATACTACAATCGGAGAGATTGTCACTTTTAATTAGGGGGTAAAATAATGAAAAAAAAATATTTTAGAATTAGTAGCAGAATTGTTAAAAACAGAATCAAAATATATTTCGGAAGATGGTAATTTATTAAAAGCTACTGTTTATGCTGATGTAATGACTATGGACGAAAGATTATTGACACTTCTTTTAAGTGATGAAAATATAAAGAATATATTTTTTAAGAATGTAAATGGAACTTTGGTGTTTGATAAACAAAAATTTGCATGGTTTATTGAATCAAAAGAATTTTTACCAGATTCATATACTAGATATACAAATAAGATTGGTTTAACACATAATGGCGAATTTATTTCTAAATCTAATGATGTTGTTCTGGATTTTCCTTACAAAGACTGTGTGCTAGAAGGCGGTCAAGATAAGGATGATCAAAAAAGAAAAGAAATTTTTTACAACGAAACTATTGCTAGTGATGAAATAAATAGAATGTTAGCTCCTAAAGTATTTACAAATGCAAAAAGATATACGAAAGACAGAATAGAAGAAAATATTACCTTTAATGAAGATGATAATTTAATTATTAAAGGTAACAACTTAATAGCATTATCATCATTACTAAAAAGATATGAAGGAAAAGTAAAGTGCATATATATAGACCCGCCCTACAATACAGGAAGCGATAGTTTTGGATATAATGACTCTTTTAATCGTTCCACATGGTTAACTTTTATGAAAAATAGACTTGAATTTGCAAAAAAGTTATTATCAGAAGATGGAGCAATTTATGTGCAACTAGACTATCATCAAGTGCATTATGCGAAAATTTTAATGGACTCTATATTTGGGGAAGAGAATTTTGAAAGAGAAATAGTTTGAAGAATTGGCTGGATATCAGGTTATAAGTCGGTGGATAATAATTGGATACGAAATCATGATACTATTTTATTTTACTCAAAAAATACAAATCAACTAGATTTTATTAAGAACTATATTCCAAGCTCAGAATTTAAGAGTATAGCAATAAGTAATGCTGAACGTTATCCGATTGAGGATGTATGGAACGGCAGCGAATATGATGACTTAAATAGCATAGCTATTGTCTCGTTTTCTGGAGAAACAGTTTCAAAAATGTTAGAAAAAGATGATGAAGTTAAGGGGCAAAAATCTGAAAAATTAATAGAACGTATTTTTAAGGCTCACACTAAAAAAGGCGATTTGGTTTTAGATTTTTTCTTGGGAAGCGGAACATCGGCCGCGGTTGCTCATAAAATGGGCTTAAAATATATAGGTATAGAACAATTAAATAAACATATTGATATTTCTTTTCGTAGATTAAATAAAGTTTTACAAGGAGAGCAAAGCGGAACATCAAAAAGGAATAATTGGCAAGGTGGAGGATCCTTCGTTTATTGCGAACTTCTCGAAAATGCAAATACATTAATCACAAAAGTGCAAGAAGCAACAGAAGCAAACATTTCTCAAATAAAAGAAAGTATTTACTCTGATAATGGAATTATACCCTACATTACCAAAGATGAATTAGAATCTGTAGACGAAGAATTTGAAAAACTTTCTCTTGAAGAAAAGAAAGTTACTCTCATTAAACTTATAGATAAAAATAAGTTGTATGTAAACTTTTCAGATATGGAGGATAAAACCTTTAACGTTAGCGAAAAAGATAAAGTCTTTACAAAATCTTTCTATATGGAAGGAAAACATGAGTAGTCAATTTTTGTATGAAAAATTAGACATTTTAAAGGAAGTCGGCATCCTTACTCCACTTCCACAAATAATCGAAAAAGGGCTATCCCCTAAAATACTTTTACGCGAATATCAAATCGACGCCTTCAAAAATTTTGTTGCTTATTTTGAAAATGAAAATTTAAGAAAAAACAAGCAGATACACACCCTTTTTCACATGGCAACAGGCAGTGGTAAGACAGTTATTATGGCTGGTCTTATCCTTTACCTTTATACGAAAGGATATAGAAAATTTTTATTTTTTGTTAATCAGACGAACGTGTTAGAAAAAACTATAGACAATTTTACTAACACTCTTTCTAGTAAATACTTGTTTGATGATACAATTGAACACCTAGGCAATAAAATAAGAATTAAAAAAGTTAATAACTTTAGCGGTAACACGTTAAATGATGATATCGAAATATTGTTTACTACTACACAAAAACTTCATATGGATCTATTTGAAGCGAAAGAAAATTCACTGACCTATGATGACTTCGAAAATAATAAAGTAGTTTTTATTTCTGATGAGAGCCATCATGTCAATTCACTAACAAAAAATCCTACGAACGACGAAAAAAATGCTAAAAAGAGTTGGGAAGAATCTGTAATGAATGCATTACACTCTAATAGAGATAGCATTATGCTCGAATTTACGGCTACTTGTGATTTAAAAGATAAAAATGTTCTTAATAAATATCAAGATAAAATAGTATTTAATTATCCACTCATTTCATTTAGAGAAAGTGGATATACTAAAGATTTTCAAAACTTTGCAACTGATACCGATCTATGAACTAGAACTTTAATTGCACTAGTCATGAGTGAATATAGAAAATTCTTATTTGCAGATTTAAAATTAAATATAAAGCCTGTAATAATGCTAAAATCTCAAAAAATAGTAGAGTCGCAAAATTTTTATGAAGATTTTTTTAAAGGTGTTAAAAAATTAACTACAGATGAAATTAAAGGTTTAGAATCAATAGGCATTGATATTTTAACTGAGGCCATAAGATATTTTAAAGAAAAAGATGAAAGTTTAGAAATTTTAGAACATTCAATTAAAAATTCATTTACAGTGGACACTTCAATTATTATGAATGGTTCTTCAGATAACAATAAAGAAAATCAACTATTAGTAAACTCCCTTGAAGATGCAGAAAATCCAATTAGGGCAATATTTTCTGTTGATATGTTAAATGAAGGTTGGGATGTATTAAATTTATTTGATATTGTTCGTCTTTATGATACAAGACAAGGAAGTGGAAAAGCTGGAAAAGTCGGTTCTTATACAATAAAGGAAGCACAGTTGATAGGTAGAGGAGCTAGATATTGTCCGTTTATAGAAGAAGACGAAGATTTTAAGTTTAAACGCAAATATGATGGTGATATTGAAAATAAAAATCGTATTTTAGAAACGATGTATTTCCATAGTAAAAATGATTCAAAATATATTTCAGAATTAAAACAAGCTTTAATTGAAACAGGACTCCAATCGCCTGATCCAATTACGATTGAGTATAAATTAAAAGAAGAATTTAAAGATAGCGAATTCTATAGAAAAGGTTATGTTTTCACAAATAAAAGATTGCCCAAAGGAAGAGATACTATTTCTACAATCGAGCCTAGTACGAGAACAAAAACTTACTATTATACAGCACTTTCAAGAAGCGGAAATGTAATTAACTTATTTGGTGATGAAACGAAAAAAAATAATTTAATAGATACAAAAATTAATAATATTAAATTTAAAGAAATGGATTTGAATATTTTATTAGGAGCTAGTGAATATTTTGAAGAATTAAGATTTGATATTTTAAAACAAAAATATCCTACTTTAAATTCTAAAATTGAGTTTTTTACATCAGATAAATTTTTAGGAAATTCAAATATTGAAATAACTTATTCCACTGATGAATTAAAAGGTAGAGATATATTTTCGGCTGTAAAAAAAGCTTTAGTTTCAATATCTTCTCATGTGAGTTCTTTAAAACAAGAATTTGTTGGTTCCACAGAATTTACTCCTAAATTATTAAAAGAAGTCATAAAAAACAAGAAAATATATATGGAAAAAATCGATTCTAATGGTGGTAAAGGTGATTTGCAAAATAATTGTTTTAACGACGAATACAGACTAGATTTAAGAAATGAAAGTTGGTATGTTTTTAATGATAATTATGGTACAAGTGAAGAAAAATTGTTCATAAAATATTTTAAAACTTCCATAGAGCCTAAACTAAAAGAAAAAGATTTAGAATATTATGTAGTTCGTAATGAAAGAATACCTGAACTTGCCATCTACTCATTTGAAGCTGGAGAAAGATTAGAACCAGACTTTTTACTATTTATTAGAAAAAAACAAGTTGATGGAAATTTAACATATCAAGGGTACGTTGAACCTAAAGGAACACATTTATTAGAAAAAGATGCATGGAAAGAAAGTTTTTCTTTACAAATAGAAAATCTAGCAACTGTCAAAGGATTATTTTCTGATAATCATAAAATAATAGGACTACCGTTTTTCAACAAAGAAAATAGAATGGAAGAATTTGAAGAATCAATAGATAAATTAATTTTAAAATTAAAGTAGTTTAATAATATCTGAAATAAAATATGAAATTAAAATATCGAGTGATAAAGATTGTTTTATTCAATTAAAATGTTTGCTGAATTGCAAAGTCAAGTGCAACAATATAATTAAAAAAATCCCTCCCATTAGAACCTTAAAAACGATTAAGTTTTTGGGTTCTAATGGGAGGGATTCCCAAAATGCAAAGTCAAGTGCAACACTTATTTTGCATAAAAATAACAATCATGAATTGTAAAAATGATTGTTATTTTTTTATTTAGAAAATTTAAAAAATTTATTTATTTTATTTTTTTAAAAAATAAATTTCTACTTGTGTTTGAAGTTCTTTTTTTCTGATTATAAATATAAAGAGGTTCTTCCTTAGGTATTTCCTTTCAAGGTTCATCTCTATAATTTAAATTAAAAAATAATTCATCAGCAGAGAAATAATTATGAATTTTTCTTGGCATATTGTTTATGGTCTTTTGAAGGTCATAAATTTCTTTTTCCGATATTTTGTTGAAATTTGTTCCTTTAGGAAATTCTCTTCTTACCAATCCATTAAAATTTTCATTTAGTCCTTTTTGGAAGGAAGCGTAAGGATCAGCTTGATAAATTGGTATGTTTAACCTATAGCCAATATAAAATAAAGCTTTAAATTCAAATCCATTATCAGTAGTTATTGATTTAACATTTAGTTTGTAAATTTTAATATATTCCCAAAGCTTTAATATTAATTTCCATGGATTCTTGTTTTCTAATTTTATTATAAGTCCTCATCTTGTTTTTCTTTCAGTAAATGTTAATAAATGGGATGATAAACTACTTCTTTTTCCGACTATTAAGTCTATCTCTCAATGACCAAATTCATTCTCAAAATTTTTATTAAAACCCCTTGTCCATATAGGTTTTACTATTCTATTACCGACTAAAGTTTTGACAACATCATGTGTTTTTCTTCCTTTATTATATTTTCTTAAACGTTGTTTCGAATCCAATACTCATAGACCACTATTTATTCAATTAAATACTGTTCTTAAAGTAGGTATTTTAAATTTGAAATGATGTTGAATATAAAAATGAGTTAGATCTACTCCAAAATATTTTTTGTTAAATTTTAAAATAAATTGATTAGTAAATTCTTCATATTTATTTATATTATTAATGAGTTTAATTTGTTCTTTTCACCTTATTCTATTTAAATGTTTGTTATGTGCTTCCATACCAATATAACCATTTTCAGTTGAATTATTTTTAATTTCTCTTAGTACTGATGATTTTGTGTAACCTAAAATTTGAGAAATTTCAGAAATTGGAGTTTCAAACTTTTTAAGTAAAATTTCTAATTCAATTCTTTTTTCTAAGTTAAAATGTTTATAATTAATAATGAGCACCTCCTGAGTTTATAAATTGGTGCTTTTTCTTTTTTAAAGCACCAATTTAATTTTATATTTTATTAAGAAAAGAATAATAAAATTTCCCCCACCCAAACACATAAAAACAATTAAGTTTTTTTGTGTTTGGGTGGGGGAAATTTTTAATTAAGCTGTTGCACTTGACTTTGCAATTCAGCAATCCCTCCCATTAGAACCTTAAAAACGATTAAGTTTTTGGGTTCTAATGGGAGGGATTTTATTATTATTTTCTTAATAAAAAATAAAATTAAATTAAACAGGGAAAATTTTTTGGTACTGTAGGATATTTTGTGTAAATTCTCTTTTGCTAACAAAAAATGTTAGAGATTTGAGAATAACAAACACAAATCTAAGTAAATTATAACAAAAAACAAACATACTCTATAATTAAATACAAGGCAAGCCCTGATTTATTAAGTATGTTCGTTTTTTTATTCTTCTTCAAATGCAATTTTTAACTGATTCAAAATTTGACCTCAATTTTGAGTTATTTTATCTCACTTTTTAAGTTGATTTTGAATTGCAAAATAAACAATTTTCATAAGTGATTCTTCAGTTGGAAAAGATGTCTTATTTTTAGAAATTTTTCTAATGTTTCTATTTAAATTTTCAATAACGTTAGTTGTATAAATTAATTTTCTAATCTCTGATGGAAAATTAAAGAAAGTCACTAATTCATCAAAATTGTCTCTTCAACTTTTAATTGCATAACTATACTTTGAGTTTCATTTGTTTTCAAAAACTTCTAAAAATCTTGATGCTTCATCTATATTATTAGCTTGGTAAATATTTTTCATATCAATTGTAAATTCTTTAATGTCTTTATAATTTACGAATTTAACAGAATTCCTTATTTGGTGGACAACGCATTTTTGAATTTGTGTTTTAGGAAAAACTGCTTTTATAGCGTTTGAAATCCCGGCAAGATTATCACTTGACATTAAATATATTTCCTGAACACCTCTTAATTTTATATCATTAAACACTTGCATTCAGTACTTTGAGCTTTCTGACTCATCGATTCAAAACCCTAAAACATCTTTATAACCGTCAATTGAATAACCCATAACAATATAAACTGACTTTTCTACAAGTCTGTTTTCTTCTTTAACCTTAAATCTAATGCCATCAATAAATATCATTGCATAAGTTCTTTCTAATGGTCTATTTTGTCACTCAACTATTTGTGGCATTATTTTATCGGTAACTCTGCTGAGAAAACTTGGATCAACATCAACTCCATAAATTTCATGTAAGGTATCAGATATATCTCTTGTTGATACACCCTTTGAATATAAGTTTATAATTTGACTCTCTATTTTGGAAATATCATACTGATATTTCAGAATAATATGAGGTTCAAATTCAGAATTTCTATCTCTTGGGATTTCCAATTCAACATTCCCAAAACTATATTTAACTGTTTTTTTATACGAACCATTTCTATAATTATTCTTAATTCTATTTTTATGTTCATATCTATCATAACCTAAGTGTTTCTTCATTTCTTCTTCAAGAATCGACTGAATAAGATTCTAGTGTTATTTTTAACTATTTCATAAACTTCTTCTATCGTAGTTGGTTTAAATTTTTCATAAAGTTCTTTAGAACTCATTAAAGAATTTTCACTTTTTTTCATAAATTAAAAAATCTTCTATATTAAATATTCTATTATAAATATTTGTTATTTGGAGATTTACACAAAATTATCTACACTACTGAAGAATTATTAATAGTATCAAAAATAACTAATTATTTTTAAAACATAACACAAAACTCTGAATCTTTATAGGTTCAGAGTTTTGTGTTCATACTAAATTAAACAATAAGTAAACAAAATTTTTGCTTTTAGTAGCTTGATATATCAAGAATTTAAAAACTGCTTTTTTTTTTTTTTTTGCAAAAATATAAGTGATAAATGCATTTTATTTTATTATAAAAAAATAATATAAATTCATAAGAAAGGAAATGATGAATAAAATTAAAAAAGTTTTAGTACTTAGTTCACTAAGTGCTATATTGCCTTTTACAATTGTTTCTTGTGCAAATGAAACAAATGATGGTAATGGACGAAAAAATAATTCTGATAAAGATAAAATAAAACCAGAAAATAAAGAAATTCAAAATGCTCAAGATAAAAATGAAAACATTAATGGGCAAAAACCTAGTGATACACCAAATAACAACACAAAATTAAAAAAAGATGAAAAATTAAATGATAAAGCTAATAATATAAATAACAACAAGCAAGAAGATAATGTTGATATTATTGATTCAAAGAAATTAGATGAAAAAACAATAAAATCAATTGAAAATCAATATTTAGATCTTATAGAAAATAAAGCAATAAGTAAAAGTTTTTTTATTAATTCTTCAGTTGAAGTTATAAAAAAGTTAAATGTTAAAAATTATAAAAAATTTGTGCTTGAGGCGGTGAAGCAGGATGGTTTTGCGTTGAGGGATGCTTCAGATGAGCTGAAAAAAGAGTTTGGGAAAAATAGAGATATAATGCTTGAGGCGGTGAAACAGAATGGTTGAGCGTTGGAGTATGCTTCAGAGGAGCTTAAAAGAGATAGAGAAGTAGTACTTGAGGCGGTGAAGCGGGATGGCGGTGCGTTGCAGTTTGCTTCAGAGGAGTTGCAAAATGATAAAGATGTTGTGCTTGAAGCAGTGAAGCAAGATGGTCGTGCGTTGAAGTATGCTTCGAAAGAGTTGAAAAAGGATAAAGATGTTGTGCTTGAGGCGGTGAAGCAGAATGGTTATGTGTTGTGGGATGCTTCAGATGAGTTGTTGAAAAAAGATAAAGATGTTATGCTTGAGGTGATGAAGCGGTATGGTGATATCTTCCTAAATAATTTTAACCCATTTTTTTTCTCAGATGAGATAAAAAAAGAGTTTGGGAAAAATAGAAATATAATGCTTGAGGCGGTGAAGCGGGATGGTTATGCGTTACAGTTTGCTTCAGAGGAGTTGAAAAAGGATAGAGAAGTAGTGCTGGAGGCGATGAAGCAGGTTGGTGATATCTTCCTAAATGAGTTTACCTCAGATGAGCTGAAAAAAGAGTTTGGGAAAAATAGAGATATAATGCTTGAGGCGGTGAAGCGGAATGGTTATGCGTTACAGTATGCTTCAAAGGAATTAAAAAAGGATAAAGATGTTGTGCTTGAGGCGGTGAAGCGGAATGCCGGTGCGTTGAGTTTTGCTTCAGAAGAGTTGAAAAAAGATAAAGCATTTGTGCTTGAGGCGGTGAAACAGAATGGTTGAGCGTTGGAGTATGCTTCAGAGGAGTTGAAAAAGGATAAAGCATTTGTGCTTGAGGCGGTGAAGCAAAATGATAATATCTTTCAGCTTGCTTCAAATGGGATGAAAAAAGAGTTTGGGAAAAATAAAAATATAATGCTTGAGGCGGTGAAGCGGGATGGTTATGCGTTACAGTTTGCTTCAGAGGAGTTGAAAAAGGATAAAGCATTTGTGCTTGAGGCGGTGAAGCGGGATGGCGGTGCGTTGCAGTTTGCTTCAGAGGAGTTGCAAAATGATAAAGATGTTGTGCTTGAAGCAGTGAAGCAAGATGGTCGTGCGTTGAAGTATGCTTCGAAAGAGTTGAGAGAAGAGTTAGAAAAAAAATTATGAAAAGATAGAAAATTTGTGCTTGAGGCGGTGAAGCGGGATGGTTATGCGTTACAGTTTGCTTCAGAGGAGTTGAAAAAGGATAAAGCATTTGTGCTTGAGACGGTGAAGCGGAATGGTTGAGCGTTACAGTATGCTTCAGAGGAATTAAAAAAGGATAAAAATGTTGTGCTGGAGGCAATGAAGCAGGTTGGTGATATCCTCCTAAATGAGTTTACCTCAGATGAGATGAAAAAAGAGTTTGGGAAAAATAGAGATATTGTGCTTGAGGCAGCGAAAAGAAACAAAGGGGCGTTGAGGTTTGCTTCGAAGGAATTATGAAGTGATAGAGAATTTGTGCTTGAGGCGATGAAACAGGTTGGTGATATCTTCCTAAATAGGTTTGAACCATTTATCCCATATGAGATGAAAAAAGAGTTAGAAAAGGAAGAGTTATGAAAAGATAGAAAATTTTTGCTTGAGGTGGTGAAGTGGGATGGTTTTGCGTTGTATTATGCTTCAGAGGAGTTGAAAAAAGATAAAGCATTTATGCTTGAGGCTGTGAAGCAAAATTATGAAGCGTTGGAGTTTGCTTCAGATGAGTTGAGAGAAGAGTTTGGGAAAAATAGAGATATAATGCTTGAAGCGGTGAAGCGGAATGGTTGAGCGTTGCAGTTTACTTCAGATAAGCTGAAAAATGATAGAGCAGTAGTGCTTGAGGCGGTGAAGCAGAATGGTGGTGCGTTGAAGTATGCTTCAGAAGAGTTAAAAAGGGATAAAACAGTAGTACTTGAGGCGGTGAAGCAGAATGGTCGTGCATTGGAGTATGCTTCGAAAGAGTTGAAAAATGATAAAGATGTTGTGCTTGAAGCGGTGAAGTGGGATGGTTATACGTTACAGTATGCTTCAGATGAGTTGAAAAAGGATAAAGATGTTGTGCTTGAGGCGGTGAAGCAGAATGGTTATGTGTTGTGGGATGCTTCAGATGAGTTGAAAAAGGATAAAGAATTTATATCTGAAATTATAAAAATTAATCCATATATTATTCTTTCTTTTATTAATGATATTCATAGACCAGGAGAAATTCAATTAGATAACTCATTGCTTAATATTCTTTACTCATATAAAACCTTAAACTTTATTGACTTTAACTATACTGACTATATTCTAAGACCCAATGATTCATTCGGACATAATAAAGAAAATCAAAACAAAATAAATTTATCAAATCTGCTTGAAAAAGTAATACCACATACTCGAGATAGAACTTACAAATACAAAGACCTTAAAAACCTAATAGATAATTCTAATGAAGATAAACAAAACCTAATAAGTATTTTAGTAAAAGAACCTGATTTACTAAAATATATTCCATATCAATTTTCAAATGATAAAGAATTTATTAGTTTAATTGCTAAACAAAATAAAGATATTATAAAATTTGCTTCTAGAAGACTTCAATATGATGAAGAATTTATTAATAGTATCAAAAATAACTAATTATTTTAAAATGTAAAAAGCACAATGCTTGAAATTTGTTAATAAAACAACAATCATTAATAAAATAAAGATTGTTGTTTTTTGTAATTTTAAAAAGAATTAAATTATTTTTAATAAAAATTGTTTATTTCACAATTAGAAATCAACTTAAAAAGTGAGATAAAATAACTCAAAATTGAGGTCAAATTTTAAATCAGTT
This DNA window, taken from Mycoplasmopsis cynos, encodes the following:
- a CDS encoding helix-turn-helix domain-containing protein, with protein sequence MKANYNGLWKLLIDKNMKKADLIREAKLAPATVAKMSKGEFVSMEVLYKITKVLDTTIGEIVTFN
- a CDS encoding DEAD/DEAH box helicase family protein, whose protein sequence is MSSQFLYEKLDILKEVGILTPLPQIIEKGLSPKILLREYQIDAFKNFVAYFENENLRKNKQIHTLFHMATGSGKTVIMAGLILYLYTKGYRKFLFFVNQTNVLEKTIDNFTNTLSSKYLFDDTIEHLGNKIRIKKVNNFSGNTLNDDIEILFTTTQKLHMDLFEAKENSLTYDDFENNKVVFISDESHHVNSLTKNPTNDEKNAKKSWEESVMNALHSNRDSIMLEFTATCDLKDKNVLNKYQDKIVFNYPLISFRESGYTKDFQNFATDTDLWTRTLIALVMSEYRKFLFADLKLNIKPVIMLKSQKIVESQNFYEDFFKGVKKLTTDEIKGLESIGIDILTEAIRYFKEKDESLEILEHSIKNSFTVDTSIIMNGSSDNNKENQLLVNSLEDAENPIRAIFSVDMLNEGWDVLNLFDIVRLYDTRQGSGKAGKVGSYTIKEAQLIGRGARYCPFIEEDEDFKFKRKYDGDIENKNRILETMYFHSKNDSKYISELKQALIETGLQSPDPITIEYKLKEEFKDSEFYRKGYVFTNKRLPKGRDTISTIEPSTRTKTYYYTALSRSGNVINLFGDETKKNNLIDTKINNIKFKEMDLNILLGASEYFEELRFDILKQKYPTLNSKIEFFTSDKFLGNSNIEITYSTDELKGRDIFSAVKKALVSISSHVSSLKQEFVGSTEFTPKLLKEVIKNKKIYMEKIDSNGGKGDLQNNCFNDEYRLDLRNESWYVFNDNYGTSEEKLFIKYFKTSIEPKLKEKDLEYYVVRNERIPELAIYSFEAGERLEPDFLLFIRKKQVDGNLTYQGYVEPKGTHLLEKDAWKESFSLQIENLATVKGLFSDNHKIIGLPFFNKENRMEEFEESIDKLILKLK
- a CDS encoding DUF4116 domain-containing protein — encoded protein: MMNKIKKVLVLSSLSAILPFTIVSCANETNDGNGRKNNSDKDKIKPENKEIQNAQDKNENINGQKPSDTPNNNTKLKKDEKLNDKANNINNNKQEDNVDIIDSKKLDEKTIKSIENQYLDLIENKAISKSFFINSSVEVIKKLNVKNYKKFVLEAVKQDGFALRDASDELKKEFGKNRDIMLEAVKQNGWALEYASEELKRDREVVLEAVKRDGGALQFASEELQNDKDVVLEAVKQDGRALKYASKELKKDKDVVLEAVKQNGYVLWDASDELLKKDKDVMLEVMKRYGDIFLNNFNPFFFSDEIKKEFGKNRNIMLEAVKRDGYALQFASEELKKDREVVLEAMKQVGDIFLNEFTSDELKKEFGKNRDIMLEAVKRNGYALQYASKELKKDKDVVLEAVKRNAGALSFASEELKKDKAFVLEAVKQNGWALEYASEELKKDKAFVLEAVKQNDNIFQLASNGMKKEFGKNKNIMLEAVKRDGYALQFASEELKKDKAFVLEAVKRDGGALQFASEELQNDKDVVLEAVKQDGRALKYASKELREELEKKLWKDRKFVLEAVKRDGYALQFASEELKKDKAFVLETVKRNGWALQYASEELKKDKNVVLEAMKQVGDILLNEFTSDEMKKEFGKNRDIVLEAAKRNKGALRFASKELWSDREFVLEAMKQVGDIFLNRFEPFIPYEMKKELEKEELWKDRKFLLEVVKWDGFALYYASEELKKDKAFMLEAVKQNYEALEFASDELREEFGKNRDIMLEAVKRNGWALQFTSDKLKNDRAVVLEAVKQNGGALKYASEELKRDKTVVLEAVKQNGRALEYASKELKNDKDVVLEAVKWDGYTLQYASDELKKDKDVVLEAVKQNGYVLWDASDELKKDKEFISEIIKINPYIILSFINDIHRPGEIQLDNSLLNILYSYKTLNFIDFNYTDYILRPNDSFGHNKENQNKINLSNLLEKVIPHTRDRTYKYKDLKNLIDNSNEDKQNLISILVKEPDLLKYIPYQFSNDKEFISLIAKQNKDIIKFASRRLQYDEEFINSIKNN
- a CDS encoding IS30 family transposase, with amino-acid sequence MLIINYKHFNLEKRIELEILLKKFETPISEISQILGYTKSSVLREIKNNSTENGYIGMEAHNKHLNRIRWKEQIKLINNINKYEEFTNQFILKFNKKYFGVDLTHFYIQHHFKFKIPTLRTVFNWINSGLWVLDSKQRLRKYNKGRKTHDVVKTLVGNRIVKPIWTRGFNKNFENEFGHWEIDLIVGKRSSLSSHLLTFTERKTRWGLIIKLENKNPWKLILKLWEYIKIYKLNVKSITTDNGFEFKALFYIGYRLNIPIYQADPYASFQKGLNENFNGLVRREFPKGTNFNKISEKEIYDLQKTINNMPRKIHNYFSADELFFNLNYRDEPWKEIPKEEPLYIYNQKKRTSNTSRNLFFKKIK
- a CDS encoding DNA methyltransferase — protein: MLKTESKYISEDGNLLKATVYADVMTMDERLLTLLLSDENIKNIFFKNVNGTLVFDKQKFAWFIESKEFLPDSYTRYTNKIGLTHNGEFISKSNDVVLDFPYKDCVLEGGQDKDDQKRKEIFYNETIASDEINRMLAPKVFTNAKRYTKDRIEENITFNEDDNLIIKGNNLIALSSLLKRYEGKVKCIYIDPPYNTGSDSFGYNDSFNRSTWLTFMKNRLEFAKKLLSEDGAIYVQLDYHQVHYAKILMDSIFGEENFEREIVWRIGWISGYKSVDNNWIRNHDTILFYSKNTNQLDFIKNYIPSSEFKSIAISNAERYPIEDVWNGSEYDDLNSIAIVSFSGETVSKMLEKDDEVKGQKSEKLIERIFKAHTKKGDLVLDFFLGSGTSAAVAHKMGLKYIGIEQLNKHIDISFRRLNKVLQGEQSGTSKRNNWQGGGSFVYCELLENANTLITKVQEATEANISQIKESIYSDNGIIPYITKDELESVDEEFEKLSLEEKKVTLIKLIDKNKLYVNFSDMEDKTFNVSEKDKVFTKSFYMEGKHE